AGGTCAAGCTCGGTGCACTCCACCGGGGCGTGAGGCCACTTGTGCTGCATCTCGGAGGCGCAGGAGGAGAGGGGCACCAGGGCCTCTGGCTGGGCCTGCCGGGGGGCAGCGGGCGGCAGGACCCCCGCCAGGCAGTCCCCGCGGCCTGAGGCTCGGATGAGGGGCTGGCTCTCCAGCAGGCTCCTGCCCAGGTGGGCTTTGGAGGCAGTGCCGACCGCCACAGCTGGAGGCACATCCATGTCTGGCTGGagagaggggagctggagacCCACGGCTTCCCCATCTGAGATGAACTGTACTGCTTCCACGGGGCCTGAAACAGACACGGGCAGGGCTCAGCAAAGCCCAGAACATCCAGAGCCCTGTGCCCTGCTCCACCACAGGGCAAAGccatttctctgccttcctAGCAAGTTTTGTGCAGGGCTGATCCCAGGGTGGCAGGGAgagtgggagctgcaggggctCCACGAGAGCATTCCGGGTACAAGGTCTGCAGGTATTTGTTAAGAGGTTCCAAATTTCATGCTGGTTGGACTCAGACACCATCCTTCCTGCCTAAAGGGCATCTTGGTACCTCCTAGTACCCTGCAAGCTGTAGCCCAGCACcaacctcctccctcccccaggaggagcaggtacCTTCTGCCTGCCTGTAGCAGGGGCTCAGGTTCTTCACGCCCAGGCAGCAGGGACCAGACATCTGCTCCTCACACAGGAATCTGCCGGGTGTCGCCGCAGTTGGGAACATCGCTCGCTGGCTTGAGAAGTTCTGAGTCCTCAGGAAGACTTGGAGGATAGAGGAGAAGCAGCCTGAGCAAAGGCTTggctggtgtccccagcacGTCCTCAGCCCTGCAGTATGTCTGCCAGCTGAATGCCAGCCTGTCCCAACCCCAGCCACAAatcctgctgccctcctccctcACCAGTcccacaggagagctgctggacCTCAGCCTGCCCCCAGGAAAcccaggggagaggagagacagCCGGGACTGCAAAAGggtcttctcctcctcctgattATGGCaccaaggaggaggaaggctccACCATGTCTTTGAGTGGGCAAAGTGTGAGAGAGGTGCTGCAAATGTGAGGAGCAGGATGAGGGGTTTGTTCTGCAAGAGCAGAGGAACATTTGGGTCACTGTAtgctgcaaaggcagcagcactgggacaaCGTGGTGAGATGGGGACACAGGCAGGTCTGAACagcaaagggagaaggaagagaagctCTGCAGGCACTGGCTCACCTCGCTGGCACTGGCTCTTCCAAAACCGCTTGCAGTAGATGATGGAGAGGGCCAGAAGCACCAGCACGATGATGACCAGGGCACTGCTGGTCAAGGCAAGGAGAGCAGTGTCCTGTGGTGGTACGGTGGGGACAGCGACCTTCACCAGGTTTACTCTGGACCGACCTGCAAACACACCAGACGCAAAATGTTGGAGCCTAATCCTGAGGCTTGGgcacctcctccctgcccatccctctTCATGAGTGATGACCATGCCTTCTCCAGCAGGTCTGTGGGACAGTGACCAGCAAGCAGGAGAGGTGAAAGGATGGTGCATGTCCCAGTGCACACCCTTGACATGGTTACTGTGACTTGGCATGTACCATGGACCTGCTCTGCCATGTCCTCACCACCTCCCCTGACCCTAGAGGCCTCAGCTCCCACCAGTGAGGGACAGGACGTACATTGAGGCTCAGAGGTAGGTGTCTGCTTGGTGCAAGGGATGCACTCCCAGTCCAGCTGCCCACTGATCCGTGCCTTCCTATAGAACCTGCCAAGAGAGCAGAGGGTAACAGTGATCAACAGCTCCATGAAGCCACAGAAACACCCCAGCCTAGAGCCATGTCTGGCTCTAAACCAGAGCCCTGACTGGTTCCTCTCTCAGGAGCCAGACTGCTGGGCAGCACAGggtctgcagctcctgggctctTCACAGCAACCTTCACTTCAGCAGCTCCTTAAACCCATCTGCCCTCCTCGCTGGGGACCACCAGTTGCAGTGGTCCACAGCCACTCATTTTCACGGGCTTAGCCACCCTGGTGTCCACAGAAATAACCCAGGCACAGAAAGAGTTTTCTTCCACTGCTCCATAAATccccccatccatcccctccctgcacacTTGCAGCTGGGGTCCCAGCCCCACTCACCCTGGCAGACACTCCCCACAGACTGCGTTGGTTGTTGCTGTGCAGTTGGACTTCTGGAGGCGATTGATGAGGGCGCAGGACAGGCAGGGCTTGCAGCCATGGTGACCCCAGCTGTCCTTGAACTTCCTGGGAGGGCAGGCGATGCACTGCGCGTCCCCCCCGCTGCCATCACCACAGTCCTGCAGGACACCAGGGGAGGGCATGGCTGTGGTACCCAAACCAGTATCCAGGGAAATTATGTCCTTTCTTGGGGACAAGGGGTGAAGGGGTTGCTGCTCAGGGAGTTTGGGAGCCAGCTGAGGGAAGATTgcaccacagcagctctgatggAGACCCATGGGGATGCTGagtgctgcctggctggggtgACCAGGAGGAAAGTCAGGTTTCCATCAACAAAAAGGGAGAAGCAGAGCCTGGAAT
The Heliangelus exortis chromosome 14, bHelExo1.hap1, whole genome shotgun sequence DNA segment above includes these coding regions:
- the EDA2R gene encoding tumor necrosis factor receptor superfamily member 27, producing the protein MACQESEYLDEHGKCTPCRNCMPGQELSKDCGDGSGGDAQCIACPPRKFKDSWGHHGCKPCLSCALINRLQKSNCTATTNAVCGECLPGFYRKARISGQLDWECIPCTKQTPTSEPQCRSRVNLVKVAVPTVPPQDTALLALTSSALVIIVLVLLALSIIYCKRFWKSQCQRVFLRTQNFSSQRAMFPTAATPGRFLCEEQMSGPCCLGVKNLSPCYRQAEGPVEAVQFISDGEAVGLQLPSLQPDMDVPPAVAVGTASKAHLGRSLLESQPLIRASGRGDCLAGVLPPAAPRQAQPEALVPLSSCASEMQHKWPHAPVECTELDLQKFSSQVEFVGSERPEEAASRAVQRIPAESGGLGRDRCPPPTFPNPTAESQEQPVDDAQSLVTQISSTAKGLPVAELPHSLVQSLAFLLDPSLNGVKNFSHVALELGVAPQLLGRITGFEQLVAHFTCSGEAVTIPLLAQALQRLQRFDALLLLCDHLALSQAQGRQR